CTGCGCGGCAAGCGGCAGCTCGCCGAGCGCATCGTGTACGCCGCCCTGGAGGGCTGCCGCGAGAAGTCCGGCACCGACCCCGTCGTCACCCTGAAGCGGGCGATGGACAACGTCAAGCCGACCCTCGAGGTGCGCAGCCGCCGCGTCGGTGGCGCCACCTACCAGGTGCCGGTCGAGGTGCGTCCGGCCCGCGCGACCACCCTGGGTCTGCGCTGGCTGGTCACCTACTCGCGCGCGCGCCGGGAGAAGACCATGGTCGAGCGGCTCATGAACGAGCTGCTGGACGCGAGCAACGGCCTCGGCGCCGCCGTCAAGCGGCGCGAGGACACGCACAAGATGGCCGAGTCCAACAAGGCCTTCGCGCACTACCGCTGGTAACACCCTGGTTCCGGCGCCGACCGGCGCCGGAACCGCCACCAGTTGTGTCGAGACGACGATAAGTAGGGATTGAAGTGGCCGCCGCAGACGCGCTCGCCAACGTACGCAACATCGGCATCATGGCGCACATCGATGCCGGTAAGACCACTACCACCGAGCGAATCCTGTTCTACACCGGTATCACGTACAAGATCGGTGAGGTCCACGAGGGCGCTGCCGTCATGGACTGGATGGAGCAGGAGCAGGAGCGCGGTATCACCATCACTTCCGCCGCCACCAAGTGCGAGTGGAAGGGCCACACGATCCAGATCATCGACACGCCCGGCCACGTCGACTTCACGGTCGAGGTGGAGCGGTCGCTGCGCGTGCTGGACGGTGCGGTCGCGGTGTACGACGGTGTCGCCGGCGTGGAGCCGCAGACGGAGAACGTCTGGCGCCAGGCCGACAAGTACAACGTCCCCCGGATGTGCTTCGTCAACAAGCTCGACCGGACCGGTGCCGACTTCTTCCGCTGCGTGCAGATGATGATCGACCGGCTCAACGCCACTCCGCTGGTGCTCCAGATCCCGATCGGGACCGAGGCCGAGCACATCGGCGTCATCGACCTGATCAACATGCGCGCCCTCACCTGGCGCGGGGAGACCCAGAAGGGTGAGGACTACGCGATCGAGGAGATCCCGGCCGAGCTGGCCGACTCCGCGGCCGAGTGGCGCGAGAAGCTGATGGAGACCCTGGCCGACGTCGACGACGCGGTGATGGAGCGGTACCTGGAGGGCGAGGAGATCGCCGTCGAGGACATCAAGGCCGCCATCCGTCGCGCGACCATCGCCGGCAAGGCCAACCCGGTGCTCTGCGGCTCCGCGTTCAAGAACAAGGGCATCCAGCCGATGCTGGACGCCGTGGTCGACTACCTGCCGTCGCCGCTGGACATCCCGGCGATCGAGGGCACCGCGACCGACGGCGAGACCCCGATGCAGCGGAAGCCCTCCACCTCGGAGCCGTTCTCGGGCCTGGCCTTCAAGATCCAGACCGACAAGCACCTCGGCAAGCTCACCTACGTCCGGGTCTACTCCGGCGTCGTCGAGTCCGGGTCCCAGGTGGTCAACTCCACCAAGGACCGCAAGGAGCGGATCGGCAAGATCTACCAGATGCACGCCAACAAGCGGGAGGAGCGCAGCTCCGCCAAGGCTGGCGACATCATCGCGGTGCAGGGTCTCAAGCAGACCACCACCGGTGACACCCTGTGCGACCCGGCGAACCCGGTCATCCTGGAGTCGATGACCTTCCCGGAGCCGGTCATCGAGGTCGCCATCGAGCCGAAGACCAAGGCTGACCAGGAGAAGCTCAGCACCGCCATCCAGCGGCTGGCCGAGGAGGACCCGACCTTCCGCGTCAAGCTGGACGACGAGACCGGCCAGACGGTCATCTCCGGCATGGGCGAGCTGCACCTGGACATCCTGGTCGACCGGATGCGCCGCGAGTTCAACGTCGAGGCGAACATCGGTAAGCCGCAGGTGGCGTACCGCGAGACCATCCGCCGCACGGTGGAGAAGGTCGAGTACACCCACAAGAAGCAGACCGGTGGTTCCGGCCAGTACGCCCGGGTGATCATCAGCCTGGAGCCGCTGCCGCTGGACAACGACTCGCCGACCTACGAGTTCGCGAACGCCGTCACCGGTGGCCGCATCCCCCGGGAGTTCATCCCGTCGGTGGACGCGGGCGCCCAGGACGCCATGCAGTACGGCATCCTCGCCGGCTTCCCGCTGGTGGGTGTCAAGCTGACCCTGGTGGACGGTCAGTACCACGAGGTCGACTCGTCCGAGATGGCGTTCAAGATCGCCGGTTCGATGGCGCTGAAGGAGGCGGCCCGCAAGGCCGACCCGGCGCTGCTCGAGCCGATGATGGCCGTTGAGGTCACCACTCCTGAGGAGAACATGGGTGACGTCATCGGCGACCTCAACTCCCGCCGTGGCATCATCCAGGCGATGGAGGAGCGCGGCGGTGCCCGCGTCGTCCGCGCCCTGGTGCCGTTGTCGGAGATGTTCGGCTACGTCGGCGACCTGCGGTCGAAGACCCAGGGCCGGGCTAGCTACAGCATGCAGTTCGACTCCTACGCCGAGGTTCCGGCCTCGGTCGCCAAGGAGATCATCGCCAAGGCGACGGGTGAGTGACGCTCGCCTGAGCTGATCCGATGAGCCGGGGCCGGCCGCGGGAGGGCACTTCCGCTCGCGGCCACCTCGGTCGGATTGCGTGAATCCGGGCCTGTAGGCTTCATCGCCGCAGAACCCACAAAGGCTCTCCGGCCGTCAGGCCGGAAAGGCTGTCGACAGAGTCCTAAGCGCCGACCGGCGCACCGGGGCGAACGAACCAAGAAAGTCCACAGGAGGACACCAGTGGCGAAGGCGAAGTTCGAGCGGACTAAGCCGCACGTCAACATCGGCACCATTGGTCACATCGACCACGGTAAGACGACGCTGACGGCGGCCATCACCAAGGTCCTGCACGACCAGTTCCCGGACCTGAACCCGTACACGCCGTTCGACGAGATCGACAAGGCGCCGGAGGAGAAGGCCCGCGGCATCACGATCTCGATCGCGCACGTCGAGTACCAGACCGAGGCGCGTCACTACGCGCACGTCGACTGCCCCGGTCACGCCGACTACATCAAGAACATGATCACCGGTGCCGCGCAGATGGACGGCGCGATCCTGGTGGTGGCGGCGACCGACGGCCCGATGCCGCAGACCCGCGAGCACGTGCTGCTGGCCCGTCAGGTCGGT
This genomic stretch from Micromonospora krabiensis harbors:
- the fusA gene encoding elongation factor G, translated to MAAADALANVRNIGIMAHIDAGKTTTTERILFYTGITYKIGEVHEGAAVMDWMEQEQERGITITSAATKCEWKGHTIQIIDTPGHVDFTVEVERSLRVLDGAVAVYDGVAGVEPQTENVWRQADKYNVPRMCFVNKLDRTGADFFRCVQMMIDRLNATPLVLQIPIGTEAEHIGVIDLINMRALTWRGETQKGEDYAIEEIPAELADSAAEWREKLMETLADVDDAVMERYLEGEEIAVEDIKAAIRRATIAGKANPVLCGSAFKNKGIQPMLDAVVDYLPSPLDIPAIEGTATDGETPMQRKPSTSEPFSGLAFKIQTDKHLGKLTYVRVYSGVVESGSQVVNSTKDRKERIGKIYQMHANKREERSSAKAGDIIAVQGLKQTTTGDTLCDPANPVILESMTFPEPVIEVAIEPKTKADQEKLSTAIQRLAEEDPTFRVKLDDETGQTVISGMGELHLDILVDRMRREFNVEANIGKPQVAYRETIRRTVEKVEYTHKKQTGGSGQYARVIISLEPLPLDNDSPTYEFANAVTGGRIPREFIPSVDAGAQDAMQYGILAGFPLVGVKLTLVDGQYHEVDSSEMAFKIAGSMALKEAARKADPALLEPMMAVEVTTPEENMGDVIGDLNSRRGIIQAMEERGGARVVRALVPLSEMFGYVGDLRSKTQGRASYSMQFDSYAEVPASVAKEIIAKATGE
- the rpsG gene encoding 30S ribosomal protein S7, with amino-acid sequence MPRKGPAPRRPLVADPVYNSPLVTQLVNKILLRGKRQLAERIVYAALEGCREKSGTDPVVTLKRAMDNVKPTLEVRSRRVGGATYQVPVEVRPARATTLGLRWLVTYSRARREKTMVERLMNELLDASNGLGAAVKRREDTHKMAESNKAFAHYRW